From Ancylobacter pratisalsi, one genomic window encodes:
- a CDS encoding EAL domain-containing protein: protein MRPRSTDPRPEAAAGRALRMSEARYRRLFETAQDGILLINADTAQIEDVNPYLVKMLGYSHAEFLGKKLWEVGPFADFAESKAMFAELQTSGYVRYEHLPLKTKAGTPVAVEFVSNSYSCEDVKVVQCNIRDISARRAAEEQAGQHSRLYAALSQCNHVIVHCSTKEELFPEICRIAVELGGASMAWIGLVVADTLSVLPVASWGDTDGYLKGIQISMRDDTPFGRGPVGRAMRENQPVWLQDIMHAPAMEPWRERMEPSGWTTSAALPLRTGGIAVGVLNVYSDQATFFDEPARDLLRQLAMDISFALDGFARETRRKQAEEALQASKDEFLTLAEAVPQIVWATQPDGSNIYFNKRWEDYTGLAIEESHGDAWIRQFHPAEQPQIREDWRRAASGNDTYERENRLRDAQGLYRWFLTRGVAQRDVAGRIVKWFGTCTDIHELTSAKLKIRRLNRVYAVLSSINSLIIRATNREELFREMCRIAIEVGGFSACTMSLVEPHTMTLILVASEGRNEPFLERLRSALASPDEAPKTLTARAVREKTPVIVNDYERDPRALHGREWAAFGARSMVALPVMKSGEAVAVLALYAESVDFFDEEEMGLLKELIGDIAFAVDTIGKEERLRYLAYYDELTGLANRSLFLERLGQCLRAETSGRHKVALLIINLDRFKNVNDSLGRAAGDELLKQVAGWLSQNRGDANLVGRLGADHFGVVLPNVAAGRDLERRLDDVLRALVAHPFCLEGTELRVSATAGLALFPNDGGDAETLFRNAEAALKNAKARGGRFRLYSPTMTQAVQDKLSRETRLRDALEKQQFVLHLQPKVGLASGKVTSSEALVRWNDPHAGLVLPGQFVPSLEETGLIYEVGNWVLASAVDLYLRWRAQGIATGRIAVNVSPVQLRDPDFITELKRIISQDPHAAAGLELEITESVIMEDITTSVTNLHAIRAMGITVAIDDFGTGFSSLSYLAKLPVDGLKIDISFIREMTRSPVGLTLVSTIISLAHGLKLKVVAEGVETDEQFRLLRLLECDEMQGYFFSKPIPIDLFERTYLNAEGT from the coding sequence ATGCGCCCACGATCGACAGATCCACGCCCTGAGGCGGCGGCTGGTCGTGCGCTGCGTATGTCGGAGGCGCGCTATCGCCGGCTGTTCGAGACCGCACAGGACGGCATCCTGCTGATCAATGCCGACACGGCGCAGATCGAGGACGTCAACCCCTACCTGGTCAAGATGCTCGGCTATAGCCATGCCGAGTTCCTGGGAAAGAAGCTGTGGGAGGTAGGTCCCTTCGCGGACTTCGCCGAGAGCAAGGCGATGTTCGCCGAGCTTCAGACCTCCGGTTACGTCCGCTACGAACACCTGCCGCTCAAGACCAAGGCGGGGACGCCGGTCGCCGTCGAGTTCGTCAGCAATTCCTACTCATGCGAAGACGTCAAAGTCGTCCAATGCAACATCCGCGATATCAGCGCCCGCAGGGCGGCGGAGGAACAGGCGGGTCAGCACAGCAGGCTTTATGCGGCGCTGAGCCAGTGCAACCACGTGATCGTGCATTGCTCGACGAAAGAGGAGCTGTTTCCCGAAATCTGCCGGATCGCGGTGGAACTCGGCGGGGCGAGCATGGCCTGGATTGGTCTTGTCGTCGCAGACACGCTTTCCGTGCTGCCGGTCGCCAGCTGGGGTGACACCGATGGCTATCTGAAGGGCATCCAGATCTCGATGCGCGACGACACACCGTTCGGGCGCGGTCCGGTCGGCAGGGCGATGCGCGAGAACCAGCCGGTCTGGCTTCAGGACATCATGCACGCGCCGGCCATGGAGCCGTGGCGCGAACGCATGGAGCCTTCCGGCTGGACCACATCGGCCGCCCTGCCGTTGCGCACGGGTGGTATCGCCGTCGGTGTTCTGAATGTGTATTCCGACCAGGCGACCTTCTTCGACGAGCCCGCGCGCGACCTGCTGCGCCAGCTCGCGATGGACATCAGCTTCGCGCTTGACGGGTTCGCGCGGGAGACGCGGCGCAAGCAGGCGGAAGAGGCGCTGCAGGCAAGCAAGGACGAGTTTCTCACCCTGGCCGAAGCTGTGCCGCAGATCGTCTGGGCGACGCAGCCCGATGGGAGCAACATCTACTTCAACAAGCGCTGGGAAGACTACACCGGGCTTGCCATCGAGGAGAGCCACGGGGATGCGTGGATCCGGCAGTTCCATCCCGCCGAACAGCCGCAGATTCGCGAGGACTGGCGCCGGGCAGCGAGCGGTAACGACACCTATGAGCGGGAGAACCGCCTGCGCGACGCGCAGGGTCTCTATCGCTGGTTCCTGACCCGGGGTGTGGCGCAACGCGATGTCGCCGGCCGAATTGTGAAATGGTTCGGCACCTGCACCGATATTCACGAACTGACGAGCGCCAAACTGAAGATCCGGCGGCTGAACCGTGTCTACGCGGTACTGAGCAGCATAAATTCGCTGATTATCCGCGCCACGAACCGCGAGGAACTCTTCCGCGAGATGTGCCGCATCGCGATCGAGGTCGGAGGCTTCAGCGCGTGCACGATGAGCCTTGTCGAGCCGCACACGATGACGCTCATATTGGTGGCCTCCGAAGGCAGGAACGAGCCGTTTCTTGAGCGCCTCAGGAGTGCTCTGGCCTCACCCGACGAAGCGCCGAAAACCCTCACCGCCCGAGCCGTGCGCGAGAAGACGCCGGTCATCGTCAACGACTATGAACGCGACCCCAGGGCCCTGCATGGCAGGGAATGGGCGGCGTTCGGCGCCCGATCGATGGTCGCGCTGCCGGTGATGAAGTCGGGAGAGGCGGTCGCCGTTCTTGCGCTCTACGCGGAAAGCGTCGATTTCTTCGACGAGGAAGAGATGGGCCTGCTGAAGGAGCTGATCGGTGACATCGCGTTCGCGGTCGACACCATCGGCAAGGAGGAGCGCCTCAGATACCTCGCCTATTATGATGAGCTGACGGGCCTGGCGAACCGCAGCCTCTTTCTCGAACGGCTCGGACAATGCCTGCGGGCGGAGACCAGTGGCCGGCACAAGGTGGCCTTGCTCATCATCAACCTCGACCGCTTCAAGAACGTCAATGACAGCCTCGGACGGGCGGCCGGCGACGAACTGCTGAAGCAGGTGGCGGGATGGCTGTCGCAGAACAGGGGCGACGCCAATCTGGTCGGGCGGCTTGGCGCGGACCATTTCGGCGTGGTCCTGCCCAACGTCGCGGCCGGCCGCGACCTGGAGCGGCGGCTCGACGACGTGCTCAGGGCGCTCGTCGCCCACCCCTTCTGCCTTGAGGGAACAGAACTGCGCGTGTCCGCGACGGCGGGCCTCGCGCTGTTTCCCAATGACGGTGGCGACGCGGAAACGCTGTTCAGAAATGCGGAGGCCGCGCTCAAGAACGCCAAGGCGCGGGGCGGCCGATTCCGGCTCTACAGCCCCACCATGACCCAGGCGGTGCAGGACAAACTCAGCCGGGAAACCCGGCTGCGCGATGCGCTCGAAAAGCAGCAGTTCGTGCTTCACCTGCAGCCGAAGGTGGGTCTTGCCAGCGGAAAGGTCACCAGCTCGGAGGCTCTGGTCCGCTGGAACGATCCGCATGCGGGACTGGTGCTTCCGGGCCAGTTCGTCCCGAGCCTGGAAGAGACCGGCCTGATCTATGAGGTCGGGAACTGGGTGCTGGCAAGCGCCGTGGACCTCTATCTGAGGTGGCGCGCGCAAGGCATCGCGACCGGGCGCATAGCGGTGAACGTGTCACCCGTGCAGCTGCGCGATCCCGACTTCATCACCGAGCTGAAACGGATCATCAGCCAAGACCCGCACGCCGCGGCCGGACTGGAGCTGGAGATCACGGAAAGCGTCATCATGGAGGACATAACCACCAGCGTCACCAACCTGCACGCCATCCGGGCGATGGGCATAACCGTCGCCATCGACGATTTTGGCACCGGCTTCTCCTCGCTCAGCTACCTGGCCAAGCTGCCGGTCGACGGCCTCAAGATCGACATCTCGTTCATCCGCGAGATGACGCGCAGTCCTGTCGGGCTGACACTGGTGTCCACGATCATCAGCCTTGCGCACGGACTGAAGCTCAAGGTGGTGGCGGAAGGTGTCGAGACCGACGAGCAGTTTCGCCTGCTTCGGCTGCTCGAATGCGATGAAATGCAGGGCTACTTCTTCAGCAAGCCCATTCCGATCGACCTCTTCGAGAGGACATATCTGAACGCAGAAGGGACATGA
- a CDS encoding FAD-dependent oxidoreductase gives MFEVDWKTPHLWCKTTVARHTALALTGDRSCDVLVVGGSFTGLAAALGARDSGANVILLEGNEIGSAASGRNNGLVISHHSKASLSGPTDLNGAPDPSRTLVPAR, from the coding sequence GTGTTTGAGGTCGACTGGAAGACCCCTCATCTGTGGTGCAAGACCACTGTCGCCCGCCACACGGCGTTGGCGCTGACGGGCGACCGCTCCTGTGACGTTTTGGTGGTGGGTGGCAGCTTCACCGGCCTCGCCGCAGCTCTTGGGGCGCGTGACAGCGGCGCCAACGTGATCCTGCTCGAGGGCAACGAGATCGGCTCCGCCGCCTCCGGGCGCAACAACGGGCTGGTCATCTCGCATCATTCCAAGGCCTCGCTATCAGGACCGACGGACCTGAACGGCGCACCGGATCCTTCTCGAACTCTGGTTCCGGCTCGCTGA
- a CDS encoding ABC transporter ATP-binding protein — MTSTTSEPLLKIAGLSSGYGRVSVLEGIDLEVDRQEIVVILGPNGAGKTTLLNSISGVASASAGHVTFDGRDITGAKPEQVVRLGLTHCREGWQIFQRLTVEENLVAAHIGRGGKSFEALRAEVFELFPILKERRNSVGSRMSGGQQQMLAIGRALMAEPVLLMLDEPSLGLAPKIVHQIFRIILELSKAGISILLVEQNVQRALKCGDYAYLLNTGRIRLHGPAQDIAAHSALGEAYLCGATEETLRV, encoded by the coding sequence ATGACATCGACGACATCCGAACCGCTGCTCAAGATCGCCGGACTCAGCTCGGGATACGGCCGCGTCAGCGTTCTTGAAGGCATCGACCTCGAGGTCGACCGGCAGGAGATCGTGGTCATCCTCGGACCCAACGGGGCGGGCAAGACGACCCTGCTCAATTCAATCTCTGGTGTCGCGAGCGCCAGCGCCGGGCATGTCACCTTCGACGGGCGGGACATCACCGGCGCAAAGCCGGAGCAGGTGGTGCGGCTCGGCCTGACCCACTGCCGGGAGGGCTGGCAGATATTTCAGCGGCTCACCGTCGAGGAGAACCTCGTCGCCGCCCATATCGGGAGAGGCGGCAAGAGTTTCGAGGCTCTGCGCGCCGAGGTGTTCGAGCTGTTCCCGATCCTGAAGGAGCGACGCAACAGCGTGGGGAGCCGCATGTCCGGCGGGCAGCAGCAGATGCTCGCTATCGGCCGGGCGCTGATGGCCGAGCCGGTGCTCTTGATGCTCGACGAGCCCTCGCTTGGCCTCGCACCGAAGATCGTACACCAGATCTTCCGAATCATCCTCGAGCTGTCGAAGGCGGGCATCTCGATCCTGCTGGTCGAGCAGAACGTTCAACGCGCCCTCAAATGCGGCGACTACGCCTATCTGCTCAACACCGGCCGGATCCGCCTCCACGGGCCGGCGCAGGACATTGCGGCTCATTCGGCACTTGGCGAGGCCTATCTGTGCGGCGCCACCGAGGAAACGCTGCGTGTTTGA